Below is a genomic region from Helicobacter ibis.
CAAAGCAGTTACAATTTATACCAAGCTTATCCCAATAGATATTAATAACAATGTAGTTCATAGTCATATGAATGGATATTTAAATATGCAAAAAAGAAGCACAGAAGAGTTCTTGCGACATACATTTTTAGTGTCAAATCTCTTTGTATCACCCGGAATGTGTGTTAAGAGAGAATATTTTGAGAGAATTTATCCATTGCCACTATCATTGTGTAACTACCAAGATTATAAAATGCACATAGATTTACTTAAGTTTGGTGAAATTGATGTGTTAGAAGAAAGAGTTGTGTATTATAGGTTACCAAGTGCTGTATCTGGTGCTAGTGCTCCAAGTGCTAAGACTGGAATGAGAGAATATTTAGAGACGCATTATTTTTTGGATTCTTATATTGCATATGATGATTTAGAGCTTTTATCTAGGACATTTGCAAATGAGATAGAATTTACAGGGATAAAGCCATTTAAAGATACCTTGGAGTTTTTTTGGGGTTGCATGGCATTATGCTCGCCTCATGATATAAGGAAGACTTGGGGTTATCATAAGATTATGAATTTTTATAATACAAAAGAAGGTGCAACTTTACTTTATAAAAGATATAAATTTACATTTGCACATCTTTTGAATCTTGTTAATTTTTTTATCAAACAATAACTATTTTGCGATAATCACAGAGCCAAATAGATCCGCAATAGGAATTATAGTTACATTGTGTTTTTTGGAGAATTCATCTATGGCTTCTTTAGTGCCACTAAATACCTTGTTATGATAGTCGTGTGCCATTATGTATCCACCTTGACTTAATCTAGGGTAGAATATTTCTAATGCGTCTTTCATTGGCTTATATAAATCCATATCTAAGCTAACAAATGCAAATTTCTCATCATCTAGGTCAAATGTCCCTGGAAAGTAACCTTGTTTTATTATGCAGTTTTCTTTATATGGCATAGATTCTAATACTGCATTAGCGTTTGTATTTTTGAATCCTTTATTAAAGAAATCAGTAGATCCAAACTCGCATTTTATATCACTTGGACTAAAGCCCTCAAATGTATCAAACAAATAAAATTGTCTATCTTTGAAGAATCTATTTATAATCCTTGCGAACTCTCCTTTAAATACACCACATTCAGCGATCGCACCATTTACATTTTTGCTCAGTATTTGTTGTGAGAGTAGATATAGTGTTTGGATTCTTATAAAGTCAAATCCTTCTTGTGTGTTTTCATGCCACATTGTTACGGCTTGGAAGTTTTTTGCTTTCCATTTTGGCATTATTTTTTGCGTTAGATCTAAGTTGAGATACCTTTTTACAAATTCATTTGGTAATTTTAGTGCTTCTTGTATTTTTGGATTATTTTCTCTTTCAAATATATAACCGCATATTATAGATTCATTAATACCTGCTCTTAGTAGTTCTTCTTTTACAGATTCAAAGTTTCCACTTGCTATTAAAATATAATCAAATTCTATATCTTTTAATTTTGAGATATTTATTAAGGGTTTATTATTAAATTGCCCCCCCCCCCCCTTGTTAGCTCATAAGAGTTTATAAAGGCTATAATTTCACAACTATCATCTATTAGTTCCATAGCATATTTATAAGCAGAACCAATGCCACATACTACAAGTTTCATAATTTGTCCTTTGTTTAAAACTAAAAAGCCCTAATTATACCCTTTTTGTCATAACTTTAAGCTATCTTTATAATATCTTTAAATATTTCGCTAGTAGAGTAAAATCCTTTTAGTTTGTTATAGTGTTCAGCATAGACTTTTTGCATTATTGGAATTCTATAATGTGGATTATCCACTGCTTTATATGCTATTGTTTTTAGTCTGTCTTGTATTGTTAAATAGTGTCGAAATGAAGTTGCTAGGGGAAGTATGAATTGTCTATTACTAAATTCCCAAAATTGATACCACAAATGTGCCAATCTATAATGCAATAAATCTTCATTAATACTACTAAACACACCATTTCCATGCATATTATATACAGAATCTACATCAGTAGAATGATATGAAAAGCCATGTATTAAATGTACAAAATTCCTAAAGCTATCCCCACCATATATATCATCTTCTAGTGCATTATCAAAAATGTGCATATAATTATTTAGACAATTTCTAAATATAGAACTACTAGTATGTCCCATAGTAGGATGTGACATTGGAGATTTTATTAATTCTAAGTCTTGTTGTGTGAGTGTTTTGTTTTGTATTACTTTATCTCTCTCATCAGCTGTTAGTAGCGAGAGAAACATACAAGAATGATCAATTGGATAATCAATGTATATATAATCTTCATTTGGCTTTTTAACTAGAGTTTTGCCTTGATAGCTCGTGTAGTTTTTGTTAGATTCTAAGAAATTTAGTGCTTTTTCTATCTTATCATCTCTAAGCCAGTAGTCATCACTATCAAGTGTACAAAAATACTCGCTATCTATTTGCTTGTATAGTGCTATTGCATTTTTACATACTTTTAGATTCTTCTTTTGTTTTATTAGCTTTATTTTGTCTTTGTGCTTTTTTCTGTATTTTTCTATTACTTTTATACTATTATCTGTTGAGGCATCATCGCTTATTATTATCTTGTATGGATAGTTTGTTTTTTGATTTAGGATTGAATCTAGAGTTCTTGTGATTGTTTGTTCGCCATTGTAGTTTGGTATGAGTATGCTTAATGAAGGCTTCACTATCTTGCCCCCCCCCCCCTATTTGTAAAATAAAATTGAAACTATACTTAAGCATTTATTAAATATATTTTAAAATATTATTAATTTTTACTTGCTTGAGCTTTATTTTCTGTGTTGTATAACCATATGAAAACTTCTACTACTGCTTTGTATAGTTCTGGTGGGATTTCTTTATCTATTTCTAAATCCATTAATGAATCCACTAATGCTTTGCTTTGAAACAATGGTATGTCAAATTCTTTTGCTTTTTCTATTATTCTATCTGCTAATAGTCCTTCCCCCTTTGCTAGAACTTTTGGTGCTCTTTGTTTATTTTGTTCATATGCTAGAGCGACGGCTTTTTGTATGTGTTTATTTTGCACTAATACGCTCCTAAGATTCTATCTACTGCTTCCCAAGTGAGCGGACTATTTGGCTTTCTATCTAAAAAATGTTTTATCATTCTTGCAAACATATCTGTTTCTATATTTACTTCATCACCTACTTTGTATGTGTGGAGTAAAGTATTTTGCAATGTGTGTGGGATTATTGTTAGTCTAATTCCATTTTGTAATACTTCATTTATAGTTAGGCTAATACCATTTATACATATGCTTCCCTTTGGGATACATAGACTTAGTATTTCTTGTGTTGTTTTTATATAAAAGTCTGTGCCTATTTTGTGTTTTATTATTTTTGTGATTTCTCCTATACCATCTATATGCCCTTGCACGAAATGTCCATCAAGTCTGTCATTTGTCTTTAGTGCTGGTTCTATATGGACTAGATTCTTGTATGATTTTATTGCTATATTTTTTATGCTCTCTTCGCTTAATTCTAAGGAAAACCCATTTTCTAATATTTCTATAATTGTTAGACATGCACCATTTACAGCTATGCTATCACCTAGTTTTCCTTTGTGTTTTGCAATTATTGTCAGTTTATTGTCTTGTAGGCTTTTTACTTGTGCAATTTCTCTAACCAAGCCTGTAAACATCTATCAATCCTTTAAGGCATGTTGTATTAGAATTTTATTTTAACATAAAGGAATTATTATGAAGCTTTGCGATACACATTGTCATTTAGATGATGAACGATATTTTGATGATTTAGATTTAGTGATAAATAGAGCAAAAGAAAATGGAATTACTAGATTTATAATCCCAGCAGCACACCCAGATGACACAAAAAGAGCACAAGAAATATCTCATAGGCATGATTGTGTATTTTTTGCCACTGGACTTCACCCAAACTATCCTCATTTATATGATGAAAGATTCATAGAATCTTTCATTGAGGATAAAAAATGTGTCGCAATAGGTGAGTGTGGGTTGGATTATTACAATATAGAAGAAGCGTTAAATAGGACACAAATACAAAGTGCAGAAAAGCTAAAAGAACTTCAAAAAGAAGTCTTTGAATCTCAAATAAAACTAGCAATAAAGCATAAAAAGCCATTAATAGTCCATATAAGAGATGCTTCAAATGATTCTTTAGAAATATTACAAAAATACTCTAAAGAGCTTGTAGGTGGTATTTTGCATTGCTTTAATGCAGATTTTCAACTTCTATCTTTAGCAAAAGATGGGTTTTATTATGGTATTGGCGGAGTTTTGACATTTAAAAATGCAAGAAAGCTAGTTGAAGTCTTACCAAAAATACCTTTAGAATCTCTCCTTTTAGAGACAGATTCGCCATATCTTACTCCTCATCCTTATAGAGGTGAGAGAAATGAGCCTAGCTATATACCATTAGTGCTTGATAAAATGAGTGAAATTTTAAATATAGACAAAGAGATTCTAGTTTCTAAAATAAACCAAAACACAGAAACTCTTTTTGGGAATCTTTTTAAAGCGTCTTAGTATTTTTCACATTTTTTAAACATGAGTTCAAAGGCATTTTGTGCCTTTGTTATGAATTCTTTATTTTGCATTATTATTAAATTTTCGTAATTTGTCTCAAATGCACTTTTAGACCAGTTTGCAGAGCCTAAGATTATCTTTTTGCTATCGATAATAGCCATTTTTAGGTGCATTAGCCCTGTATATTTTTTATTTTTTGATAATTCTCCATCCAGTGTGCATACTTCTACATTTTTTAGCTTCGCTAGATAGCCTATTGTTGATTTATCTGGGTTTTTATTTGCCTTTTTATCATAGATTATTCTTATTTTTGTACCTTTTTTAGCAGTGTCTCTTAGTGCTTTTGATATTTCCCTATTTGTGAAGCTATATATGGCTACATCTATGCTTTTTGATGATTCTTTTATTGTTTGTGTTAGTGCCTTTATTGCTTGTTTGCTTTCTTGTGGCATGAAATATATTTCATCAGCATAAACAAAAGATAAAATAGCAATAAAACAAACAAGATATTTTTTTATCATAAAATTCCTTCTTTTAAGATATAAAGTGCTAGAATTGTAGCAGATTTTGGTCTAAACTAGGTCATGGAGTGTTTCTTATGAAGTTGTATTTAGTTAATAAAAATCCGATTATTACAAAGCTTGTAACATTAAGTGCTGGTAAAATAGGACTAGATGTAGAAGAATCACAGGAACTAGACATAACAAACACTAGCGATATTTTATTATTAGATGATGAATGTTATGATGAAACACTCTTTAGCTCCTACAAGGCTAATAACGCAGATTCTAAGTTAATTTTATTTTTCTCCAAATCAACAGACAGGATAGAAGGCTTTGATGAATATGTCCAAAAGCCATTTTTGCCAACAGACCTACTTAAGCTATTAAGCAAACTAACTGGAATTGCCGCAGAGAATACACACGCAGAATCTGATATGTCAGATGATATATCGCAGTTTAACGACGATTCTTTAGATGATTTTGGGTTAGATGGTGATATTGATTTGTCTGGATTAGATGATTTAGGATTAGATGATGAGGATTCAAATATGAATGAGAATAATACTTCAGGTGTATTAGATGAAGATGATGTAAATGAAATTAAAACCCTACTAAATGATGATAGTGATAGTGTAGTTGTAGCTAGTGAAGATTCTGCTAATAATGAGTCTTTAGATATGCCTAGTGATAGTGATATTGGGCTTGATAATGTTTCATTAGATGTAGATTCTAGTAGCACACTCGAAAATCCAATGGAAGGAGCTAATGAATCATTTGACTTTGAAGAAAATGTAGATACAAGTGAAAGTGTGAGTGATGTGTCAGACTTTGATAAAGAGCAGTTTGATGAATTTTCAGCTGATGATGAGAGTAAAGATTCTAGCAATGAAGAGATAGATACAAGTGATCTTTTATCAGAGCTTGATGAGAAGAAAGATGAGAATAATAGCACAGATGATACTTTAGATACTGCTAGTTTGGCTGATGCACTAGATAATCTAAACTTTGATGATGAGCTACCACAAGAGCAACCTAGCGTGGATACTGCAGATTCTAGCCTTACAGATATTATGGATTTAAATATTGATAGCATGGATAGTGTTGAGGGATTAGGAGATAGTATTAGTGATTTAGGTAATGCAGATTCTAGCATGGATAGCACGGAGGATTCCGCACTTGATGATGTTAATCTATCTAGCGAAAGTGCAAACACAGAAGAATCTCTAACAGAAAATGAAAACCTAGATAGCCTAATAGATGAGGTAAGCACAGATACAAGTGATAATATAGCTGATGATATGAAGCTTGAATCTCTAGATGAACTATCTAAAGAAGATGAACCAGGAGACATTCTAGGAGATAGTAAAGAACAAGATAATGCAGATGAAAGTGCAATCACAGAGGATATACAAGATGAACTCTTAGAGATTCCACAAGATAACGAAGAATTCTCACAAGAAGACACAATGCAAGAAGATATGATAAATGACGCTAGTAATGAGTTGCCACAAGTAAAAGAATCACAAGAATCAAAGCTAGAGGCTAATGATAATGAATTTTCAGCTTTAAGCTTAGAGGGTTTAAGCGAGGCATTAGGAGAGCCTATAACAAAAGAGCCAAATACCGCACCAATAGTCCCTAAAGATGCACCAAATGAAAGTGTAAATCTTCCTACAAATATTTCTGCTACTTCACTAGATGGACTAATAGGTGCATTACAAGCATTGCAAACACAGAGCTTAAAGGAATTGCTAAATGGTGCTACTATTAACATTAGCATACAATTCCCAAAAAAAGATGATCTATGATAGATTCTAAACAAAAGGGAGTAATTTTAATTCTATCAGGTCCAAGTGGTGCCGGTAAAAGCTCCCTCTATACTGCTTTAAAAGAATCTTTTCCAAACCATTATTTTTCTATTTCATCTACTACAAGAGATATGCGAGATGGAGAAGTGTGTGGGATTCATTATAATTTTGTTACAAAAGAACAATTTCAAAAAGATATAGAGCTAGGAAATTTTTTAGAATGGGCAGAGGTTCATGGGAATTATTATGGCACTTCAAAAGCTCCTATTTTAAATGCATTAGAGCAAGGGAAGCTAGTTATATTTGATATTGATGTGCAAGGACAGGTAAATGTTAAAAAATCCTTTCCAAATCATACAACTTCGGTGTTTGTAACAACAAAAGATAGCAAGATATTAGAAGATAGATTAATATCGCGTGGCGATATGGATAGTGAAGCCATAAAAAAACGACTTAAAAACGCCAGGTGTGAGCTAGATAATATTTCAAATTTTGACTATCTGCTTATTAATGATGATTTTAACACTACTGCAAGTGAGTTGATATGTATCGTAAAATCAGCCTTTCATAAGGCCAGTTTATACGACTTAGAATCATTTAACAAATCATGGAGTAAATTATAATAAAGAGATAATATGCCAAAGAGAAATGATATACAAACAATTCTACTTATAGGTTCAGGTCCCATAGTTATTGGCCAAGCTTGTGAGTTTGACTATTCAGGCACACAAGCCGCTAAGACTTTGAAGAATCTAGGTTATAAAGTTGTGCTTATAAATTCAAATCCAGCTACCATTATGACAGATCCAGATTTTGCTGATAGAACCTACATAGAGCCAATCACTGAAGAAGTTATTGCAAATATTATCAAAGAAGAAAAAGTTGATGCGATACTGCCAACTATGGGCGGACAGACGGCACTAAATGTTGCGATGAGCATGTATGAGAATGGAATGCTGGAAGGTATCAAGTTCTTAGGTGCAAACCCAGAAGCGATAAAAAAGGGAGAAGATAGACAAGCTTTTAAAGAAACGATGATAAAAATTGGCATGGATCTACCAAAATCACGCTATGCGTATAATATAGAAGAAGCGTTACAGGCAGCCAAAGAGATAGGATTCCCGCTTATTATCCGTGCTAGTTACACACTTGCAGGTGGTGGCAGTGGTGTGGCTTATAATATCGATGAGTTTAAAGCAATAGCACAAAATGGACTTGATGTGAGCCCAATTAGTGAAATTCTAATTGAAGAATCACTTCTTGGTTGGAAAGAATATGAGATGGAAGTTATTAGAGATAAAAATGATAACTGCATTATCGTGTGTAGTATTGAAAACCTTGATCCAATGGGAGTGCATACCGGAGATTCTATAACTATTGCCCCAGCGCTTACTTTAACTGATAAAGAATATCAACGAATGCGAGATGCTTCTTTTAAAATCTTGCGTGAGATTGGCGTAGATACTGGTGGAAGCAATGTGCAATTTGCCATAAACCCAAAAAATGGCAGAATGACAGTTATTGAGATGAATCCGCGTGTATCGCGTAGCTCTGCACTTGCTTCAAAAGCCACAGGATATCCTATTGCCAAGGTAGCTACAATGCTTGCAGTAGGCTTCTCTCTTGATGAGATAAAAAATGACATCACAGGCACACCTGCAAGTTTTGAACCTAGTATTGATTATATTGTTACTAAGATTCCACGATTTACTTTTGAAAAATTCCCACAAGCAGATTCCACGCTTACTACTTCTATGAAGAGCATTGGTGAAGTTATGGCAATAGGCACTACTTTTAAAGAATCTTTGCAAAAGGCACTAAATAGTCTTGAGACAGGGATTTTTGGATTTAACCAAATAAGTAGTGATTTAAATGAGATTCAAAGAAATATAAGAATCCCAAATGCAAACAGAATCCTCTACATCGCTGATGCTTTTAGACGCAATGTAAGCTTAGAAGAAGTGTATGAGTGGTGCAAAATAGACCCATATTTTTTAAAGCAAATACAAGAAATCATAGAATTTGAAAAAGAGGTATCATTCGAATCTTTAGGAGATTCTAGCTTTTTAAGAAGGGCAAAAATACTAGGCTTTAGTGATAGAATGCTTAGCTTTTTAGTTAATTCTAAAGAATCTTTAGAGCTTAGAGAAGAAGATATTTTTGAACTAAGAAAGAAGCATAATATAATCCACTCCTATAATGAAGTAGATACTTGTGCAGCAGAGTTTGCGACACAGACTTCATATCTATACTCTACAATTCCATTTACAAATACACAAGACACACAAAAGCAAGATTCAAAGAAAAAAGTCCTAATTCTAGGTGGTGGACCAAATCGCATAGGACAAGGCATTGAGTTTGATTACTGCTGTGTGCATGCAAGTTTTGCATTGCGTGATATGGGGATAAAGAGCATTATGTATAATTGCAACCCAGAAACCGTGAGCACGGATTATGATACAAGTGATGTGCTATATTTTGAACCAATAACACTAGAATATGTCCAATCTGTAATAGAAAGAGAAAAGCCAGATGGCATAATCGTGCATTTTGGCGGACAGACACCGCTTAAACTAGCTAAGATTCTAACTAAAATAGGTGCGAATATAATAGGTACAAACGCAAAAATCATCGACATAGCAGAAGATAGGGCGAAATTTGCAAAATTCGTAGAAGACAACGGACTGCTTCAGCCCAAAAATGGAACTGCATTTAACAAAGATGAAGCAATAAATATAGCACAGCAAATAGGCTATCCAGTGCTAGTGCGTCCTAGTTATGTGCTAGGTGGTAGGGCGATGAAAATAGTGCATAATGTATCTGAATTACATGAATATATAAATGAAGCCGTTACTTTAAGTGAGGATTCTCCAGTGCTTGTGGATAAATTTTTACAAAATGCAATAGAGTTAGATGTAGATGCAATATGCGACGGAGATGAGGTATATATTGCAGGAATCATGCAGCACATAGAAGAAGCAGGGATTCATAGTGGGGATTCTGCTTGTTCTATACCTACCAT
It encodes:
- a CDS encoding phospholipase D-like domain-containing protein codes for the protein MIKKYLVCFIAILSFVYADEIYFMPQESKQAIKALTQTIKESSKSIDVAIYSFTNREISKALRDTAKKGTKIRIIYDKKANKNPDKSTIGYLAKLKNVEVCTLDGELSKNKKYTGLMHLKMAIIDSKKIILGSANWSKSAFETNYENLIIMQNKEFITKAQNAFELMFKKCEKY
- the gmk gene encoding guanylate kinase, whose protein sequence is MIDSKQKGVILILSGPSGAGKSSLYTALKESFPNHYFSISSTTRDMRDGEVCGIHYNFVTKEQFQKDIELGNFLEWAEVHGNYYGTSKAPILNALEQGKLVIFDIDVQGQVNVKKSFPNHTTSVFVTTKDSKILEDRLISRGDMDSEAIKKRLKNARCELDNISNFDYLLINDDFNTTASELICIVKSAFHKASLYDLESFNKSWSKL
- a CDS encoding TatD family hydrolase; its protein translation is MKLCDTHCHLDDERYFDDLDLVINRAKENGITRFIIPAAHPDDTKRAQEISHRHDCVFFATGLHPNYPHLYDERFIESFIEDKKCVAIGECGLDYYNIEEALNRTQIQSAEKLKELQKEVFESQIKLAIKHKKPLIVHIRDASNDSLEILQKYSKELVGGILHCFNADFQLLSLAKDGFYYGIGGVLTFKNARKLVEVLPKIPLESLLLETDSPYLTPHPYRGERNEPSYIPLVLDKMSEILNIDKEILVSKINQNTETLFGNLFKAS
- a CDS encoding EscU/YscU/HrcU family type III secretion system export apparatus switch protein; this translates as MQNKHIQKAVALAYEQNKQRAPKVLAKGEGLLADRIIEKAKEFDIPLFQSKALVDSLMDLEIDKEIPPELYKAVVEVFIWLYNTENKAQASKN
- the carB gene encoding carbamoyl-phosphate synthase large subunit, which encodes MPKRNDIQTILLIGSGPIVIGQACEFDYSGTQAAKTLKNLGYKVVLINSNPATIMTDPDFADRTYIEPITEEVIANIIKEEKVDAILPTMGGQTALNVAMSMYENGMLEGIKFLGANPEAIKKGEDRQAFKETMIKIGMDLPKSRYAYNIEEALQAAKEIGFPLIIRASYTLAGGGSGVAYNIDEFKAIAQNGLDVSPISEILIEESLLGWKEYEMEVIRDKNDNCIIVCSIENLDPMGVHTGDSITIAPALTLTDKEYQRMRDASFKILREIGVDTGGSNVQFAINPKNGRMTVIEMNPRVSRSSALASKATGYPIAKVATMLAVGFSLDEIKNDITGTPASFEPSIDYIVTKIPRFTFEKFPQADSTLTTSMKSIGEVMAIGTTFKESLQKALNSLETGIFGFNQISSDLNEIQRNIRIPNANRILYIADAFRRNVSLEEVYEWCKIDPYFLKQIQEIIEFEKEVSFESLGDSSFLRRAKILGFSDRMLSFLVNSKESLELREEDIFELRKKHNIIHSYNEVDTCAAEFATQTSYLYSTIPFTNTQDTQKQDSKKKVLILGGGPNRIGQGIEFDYCCVHASFALRDMGIKSIMYNCNPETVSTDYDTSDVLYFEPITLEYVQSVIEREKPDGIIVHFGGQTPLKLAKILTKIGANIIGTNAKIIDIAEDRAKFAKFVEDNGLLQPKNGTAFNKDEAINIAQQIGYPVLVRPSYVLGGRAMKIVHNVSELHEYINEAVTLSEDSPVLVDKFLQNAIELDVDAICDGDEVYIAGIMQHIEEAGIHSGDSACSIPTISISKERIREIESTTMKIAKNLGVVGLMNIQYAIFEDTLYLIEVNPRASRTVPFVSKATGIPLAKVATHVMVNGSLKDALKAYDRYGRVIYENGLYKPKELKHISVKESVFPFDKLKGAVMILGPEMRSTGEVMGISHSFSISFAKSQLACKNQIPTSGEVFISLRNIDKFQVGKLAKNLQEIGFSLCATKGTAKAINDLNIPCKEVLKISEGRPNIADMLANREIALAINTSDESSSRGDTDIIRTQVLRNNIPYFTTLEAALVAVNAVYEIKHTNPNEVKALQDYLLEV
- the ribE gene encoding riboflavin synthase yields the protein MFTGLVREIAQVKSLQDNKLTIIAKHKGKLGDSIAVNGACLTIIEILENGFSLELSEESIKNIAIKSYKNLVHIEPALKTNDRLDGHFVQGHIDGIGEITKIIKHKIGTDFYIKTTQEILSLCIPKGSICINGISLTINEVLQNGIRLTIIPHTLQNTLLHTYKVGDEVNIETDMFARMIKHFLDRKPNSPLTWEAVDRILGAY
- a CDS encoding glycosyltransferase family 2 protein, with the translated sequence MKPSLSILIPNYNGEQTITRTLDSILNQKTNYPYKIIISDDASTDNSIKVIEKYRKKHKDKIKLIKQKKNLKVCKNAIALYKQIDSEYFCTLDSDDYWLRDDKIEKALNFLESNKNYTSYQGKTLVKKPNEDYIYIDYPIDHSCMFLSLLTADERDKVIQNKTLTQQDLELIKSPMSHPTMGHTSSSIFRNCLNNYMHIFDNALEDDIYGGDSFRNFVHLIHGFSYHSTDVDSVYNMHGNGVFSSINEDLLHYRLAHLWYQFWEFSNRQFILPLATSFRHYLTIQDRLKTIAYKAVDNPHYRIPIMQKVYAEHYNKLKGFYSTSEIFKDIIKIA
- a CDS encoding glycosyltransferase family 2 protein, which encodes MKKAPKLSLLAPSFNHQNYVKYFLDSVLNQTCEDFELIIVDDCSSDSNIQIIESYKDKRIKLIKHKHNLGMNAALNSAFEKSTGEYLMFCASDDILAPNAIETMINAHNNSKAVTIYTKLIPIDINNNVVHSHMNGYLNMQKRSTEEFLRHTFLVSNLFVSPGMCVKREYFERIYPLPLSLCNYQDYKMHIDLLKFGEIDVLEERVVYYRLPSAVSGASAPSAKTGMREYLETHYFLDSYIAYDDLELLSRTFANEIEFTGIKPFKDTLEFFWGCMALCSPHDIRKTWGYHKIMNFYNTKEGATLLYKRYKFTFAHLLNLVNFFIKQ
- a CDS encoding midas domain-containing protein, which gives rise to MKLYLVNKNPIITKLVTLSAGKIGLDVEESQELDITNTSDILLLDDECYDETLFSSYKANNADSKLILFFSKSTDRIEGFDEYVQKPFLPTDLLKLLSKLTGIAAENTHAESDMSDDISQFNDDSLDDFGLDGDIDLSGLDDLGLDDEDSNMNENNTSGVLDEDDVNEIKTLLNDDSDSVVVASEDSANNESLDMPSDSDIGLDNVSLDVDSSSTLENPMEGANESFDFEENVDTSESVSDVSDFDKEQFDEFSADDESKDSSNEEIDTSDLLSELDEKKDENNSTDDTLDTASLADALDNLNFDDELPQEQPSVDTADSSLTDIMDLNIDSMDSVEGLGDSISDLGNADSSMDSTEDSALDDVNLSSESANTEESLTENENLDSLIDEVSTDTSDNIADDMKLESLDELSKEDEPGDILGDSKEQDNADESAITEDIQDELLEIPQDNEEFSQEDTMQEDMINDASNELPQVKESQESKLEANDNEFSALSLEGLSEALGEPITKEPNTAPIVPKDAPNESVNLPTNISATSLDGLIGALQALQTQSLKELLNGATINISIQFPKKDDL
- a CDS encoding TylF/MycF/NovP-related O-methyltransferase; amino-acid sequence: MPKWKAKNFQAVTMWHENTQEGFDFIRIQTLYLLSQQILSKNVNGAIAECGVFKGEFARIINRFFKDRQFYLFDTFEGFSPSDIKCEFGSTDFFNKGFKNTNANAVLESMPYKENCIIKQGYFPGTFDLDDEKFAFVSLDMDLYKPMKDALEIFYPRLSQGGYIMAHDYHNKVFSGTKEAIDEFSKKHNVTIIPIADLFGSVIIAK